The genomic DNA AGAATCGACACTTTCTTCGTAATGTATTTGCCGTCCAAGAAATTCAGTTTTTAATCCAAGCCTGATCTCGTCTGGTATAATGTTTTCAGGCGTTTTAACAATCCGGTAACCTTTTCTTCTAACCGCTTCGAGAATAAATCCCTCTTTCCTAAGATCTTCGATATGCTTCCAGACTGCTGTCCTCGAACAGCCAATTAAATCTGCTAAATACTGGCCGGACAAGAATTCTCCTTCTGCATGTGTAAAGGCATCAAGCAGTTTCTTTCTCAATTCTGATTGCACTTGATTACCCACTCCTTTATCTTTTCTTTCTGATTCAAAAGCTCCCTGTTAAGCACTGCATTTTCAATTTTTTGAAAAAGTTCTTTTAACCATGGCCCCCCTTTTCGATCCAGCCACTTCATAAGATCATTGCCCGATACTTGCAACTCGGATCTATCTTTAATTGGTAGACTGTCATAAGCTTCAATCCATTTTTCCCCTAAAGCAAGACCATTTCGTGTTATTACATTTAACACATTTTCTGTATGGATAATCACTTCTTTCTTCGCTTCGAAAAGCTGTCTGTTCGACCATTCTGACTCGAGCCTTGAAGAAACATAGTGAACAATCTTTTGTATCATTTTTATTTTCTTTACAGGGAGCTTCCACTTTCTTAAGAACTCTTCGATAGATTCATTTTTCAATCCGAGCCTGTATATTAATAGCACCCACATTTCCAGAGCGGAAAGACGATCAAACGGATCTTGAAGCATCTTTTCCAAATCGTTCCGGCTATTCTCAAGTCCCGGAAGGTACAAGAACATCTCCGTTTCGATCATTAACTTTAAGGCCTCTCTCCTATTTACACCCTTTAACAGTTTCTCAAACTCTACAGTTTTTCTTTCAACGGCAATTTCCTTTAATAAATATTTATTTTCTGTCAGGGCTCTTTTTGTTAATTCTTCAAGGGAGAAAGACAATTGGCTGACAAAACGGATCGCTCTCATCATTCGTAAAGCATCCTCGCTGAATCTTTCTTGCGCGATCCCGACCGTTCTTATCCGTTTTTCACGAATGTCTTTTTGGCCGTCAAAAGGGTCAATTAATTTTCCCTCTTTGTCCATTGCGATTGCATTCATTGTAAAATCACGCCGCTTAAGATCTTCATTTAATGACCGGATGAACGTAAC from Bacillus methanolicus MGA3 includes the following:
- a CDS encoding CCA tRNA nucleotidyltransferase is translated as MIHKFEKAKPVLEMIENAGFEAYFVGGCVRDYLLEKPIEDVDIATSATPDEVKKIFQKTVDVGIEHGTVLVIYNGTQYEITTFRTEDKYEDFRRPAGVTFIRSLNEDLKRRDFTMNAIAMDKEGKLIDPFDGQKDIREKRIRTVGIAQERFSEDALRMMRAIRFVSQLSFSLEELTKRALTENKYLLKEIAVERKTVEFEKLLKGVNRREALKLMIETEMFLYLPGLENSRNDLEKMLQDPFDRLSALEMWVLLIYRLGLKNESIEEFLRKWKLPVKKIKMIQKIVHYVSSRLESEWSNRQLFEAKKEVIIHTENVLNVITRNGLALGEKWIEAYDSLPIKDRSELQVSGNDLMKWLDRKGGPWLKELFQKIENAVLNRELLNQKEKIKEWVIKCNQN